One region of Arvicola amphibius chromosome 3, mArvAmp1.2, whole genome shotgun sequence genomic DNA includes:
- the Angptl8 gene encoding angiopoietin-like protein 8: MAVLTLCLLWALTAAVRPAPVSPLGGPEPAQYEELTLLFHGALQLGQSLNSVYRATEARLTEAGHSLGLYDRALGLLGSEVSQGRDATQELRTSLSEIQAEEDVLHLRAEATALSLGEVDQAQQALRDTVRRLQVQLKGAWLGQAHQEFETLKARADKQSHLLWALTGHVQRQRREIAEQQEWLRQIQERLHTAALPA; this comes from the exons ATGGCTGTGCtcactctctgccttctgtgggcCTTAACAGCAGCAGTGCGACCTGCCCCAGTATCTCCTCTGGGTGGTCCAGAGCCAGCTCAATATGAAGAGCTGACCCTGCTCTTTCACGGGGCTTTACAGCTAGGCCAGTCCCTCAACAGCGTGTACAGAGCCACAGAGGCGCGTCTGACCGAAGCTGGGCACAGCCTGGGCCTCTATGACAGAGCCTTGGGACTCCTGGGCTCAGAGGTCAGTCAAGGCCGGGATGCAACACAGGAGCTTCGCACCAGCTTGTCGGAGATTCAG GCTGAAGAGGATGTACTGCACCTTCGAGCAGAGGCCACAGCCCTGTCATTGGGAGAAGTGGACCAGGCCCAGCAAGCTCTACGGGACACTGTACGGAGACTTCAAGTCCAGCTGAAAGGCGCCTGGCTGGGCCAAGCCCACCAAGAATTTGAGACCTTAAAG GCTCGAGCAGATAAACAGAGCCACCTTTTATGGGCGCTCACGGGCCACGTGCAGCGACAGCGGCGGGAGATAGCAGAGCAGCAAGAGTGGCTGCGGCAGATCCAGGAGAG ACTCCACACAGCAGCCCTTCCGGCCTGA
- the LOC121677110 gene encoding transcription initiation factor TFIID subunit 1-like: protein MEWEKQRMGCGDGVASQPEGEQHRARLTTASTSSCKPHLESETVSIHTTEEHTCGELSRETVSIHMTEEHMCGELSRETVSIHMTEEHTCGELSRETVSIHMTEEHTCGELSRETVSIHMTEEHMCGELSRETVSIHMTEEHTCGELSMETVSIHMTEEHTCGELSRETVSIHMTGTHVWRAVQGDSEHPHDRNTRVESCPIVASPTEAS, encoded by the exons atggagtgggagaagcagagaatGGGGTGCGGGGATGGGGTGGCTAGTCAGCCTGAGGGGGAGCAGCACAGGGCCAGGCTCACCACAGCATCCACATCAAGCTGTAAGCCTCACCTGGAAAGTGAAACCGTGAGCATCCACACGACAGAGGAACACACATGTGGAGAGCTGTCCAGAGAGACAGTGAGCATCCACATGACAGAG GAACACATGTGTGGAGAGCTGTCCAGGGAGACAGTGAGCATCCACATGACAGAGGAACACACGTGTGGAGAGCTGTCCAGGGAGACAGTGAGCATCCACATGACAGAGGAACACACATGTGGAGAGCTGTCCAGAGAGACAGTGAGCATCCACATGACAGAGGAACACATGTGTGGAGAGCTGTCCAGGGAGACAGTGAGCATCCACATGACAGAGGAACACACGTGTGGAGAGCTGTCCATGGAGACAGTGAGCATCCACATGACAGAGGAACACACGTGTGGAGAGCTGTCCAGAGAGACAGTGAGCATCCACATGACAGGAACACACGTGTGGAGAGCTGTCCAGGGAGACAGTGAGCATCCACATGACAGGAACACACGTGTGGAGAGCTGTCCTATTGTTGCCAGCCCAACAGAGGCCTCCTGA